A DNA window from Chryseobacterium sp. MEBOG06 contains the following coding sequences:
- a CDS encoding T9SS type A sorting domain-containing protein: MHSGSNSVKISPVSATTNGNLDYVDVPVAENTEYTLSYWVLDNDPNARARHWVQFRSATANISPAAGNPFQPSTYTTDNAAWVNTTATTTTLPGTVTLRVSLRVYAQNNVTTGAIYFDDIVLAAAGSLGTKSPEILKNSIKISNTLVKNSFDLYLTGNAEVKIISTSGQIIDSQKVRDFATFDASKLPVGVNFVQINQNGNIIVKKILKQ; encoded by the coding sequence GTGCATAGTGGAAGTAATTCAGTTAAGATTTCTCCAGTCTCGGCAACTACAAATGGAAATCTGGATTACGTAGATGTTCCTGTGGCTGAGAATACAGAATATACTTTATCTTACTGGGTTCTTGATAATGATCCTAATGCCAGAGCAAGACATTGGGTCCAGTTTAGAAGTGCAACGGCAAATATTTCTCCGGCAGCAGGAAATCCTTTTCAGCCTTCAACATATACTACAGATAATGCCGCATGGGTAAATACTACAGCTACTACAACGACGCTTCCTGGTACAGTAACGCTAAGAGTAAGCTTAAGAGTGTATGCTCAGAATAATGTCACTACAGGTGCTATTTATTTTGATGATATAGTATTGGCAGCAGCTGGTAGTTTAGGAACAAAAAGTCCGGAGATTCTAAAAAACAGTATTAAGATTTCCAATACTTTAGTGAAAAATTCTTTTGACTTATATTTAACAGGTAATGCGGAAGTAAAAATTATTTCTACTTCAGGACAAATAATTGATAGCCAAAAAGTAAGAGACTTTGCTACTTTTGATGCTTCAAAATTACCTGTAGGAGTTAATTTTGTTCAAATTAATCAAAATGGTAATATTATTGTTAAGAAAATTTTAAAGCAATAA